AGAGAGTTCCTCAGATAAATTCCATAATTCATGTTATGAATTCCTCAGATAGCGTCGTACTAAGAGGGCCGTACAAAACGCTTTACGGCTCAGGTGTTTTGGAGGTAGAGATGGATTATGAAAAATTCCAAATTCCTCCGACGGCATTTTTTCAAAACAACTATCATGTTGCTGCTAAAATGATAGAATACGTTACAAAACAGCTTGATTTGAAAGGTAGCGAAAGGGTGTTGGACCTCTACGCTGGTGTTGGAACATTCAGTATGCGTTTAGCCATGCTCTCAAAACACGTCACAGCTGTTGAGAGCTCTCATATAGCAGTTAAGGCTGGGAAAGCGAACGCGAATATAAACAATTTGAGAAATGTGAAATTTGAAGAAGCAGATGTCGAAGAATATCTAAAATCGTTTGATAACAAAGTCAACATTATAGTCCTTGACCCACCGCGGAGCGGGGCTGGAAAAGAAGTGTGTGAAGAGATAATACGGATCAGCCCAGAAAAAATAGCTTATATCTCGTGTGATCCTACAACTCTGGCAAGAGATTTGGCGATTCTGAAGGAAAAGTACAAAATAATCTCCGTCCAGCCTTTTGATATGTTCCCTCAGACGTATCACGTGGAAACTGTTGTGTTATTAGAGAAATCGGAGTGATTATACTTGGAAGCAAATCGTTATAGAGATTACATCTCTTCGGAAACGATGATGGGTCCAAACTGTGTAGTGATTCTCGAGGAGTTATTAAATAAATACCCTTTGAAAGTAGGCACTGATGATTTGGTCCTTGACTTAGGATGTGGGAAAGGACTATCAAGTCTTGTCATCGCAAAGGAAACTGGTGCGAAAGTTTATGCAGTTGATCTTTGGATAACTGAGCAAGAAAACTGGAAGCGATTTTCAGAATGGAGCATTGATGATAAGGTAACACCTATTTGTGAAGATGCAAATAATCTGCGTTTTGAAGAAAGGATATTTAGCGCCATGATTAGCATCGATTCCTACCACTATTTTGGTGGTGAGGTTGGGTTTTTTCAAGAAAAAATACTTCCACTTTTGAAAGACGGCGGATAGGTCCTGATAGGCATTCCAGGAGTGAAGGATGAATACGCAGCACAAGTAGAAGAACTCCTATCAGATTGGCTTGGCGATGATGCCAAGATGTTTAAAAGTCCTAAAACTTGGAAGGGGCTCATTGGTGAGAACGAAAGAATAGACTCTGTAGTGACGTGGGAAATGGATGGTTTTGAAGCTGCGTGGGTAGACTGGCTCACAATTGGCAATGAACATGCGTATAAAGATATGCTATACTATGAAAGGATTATAAAGCCGTACACCTGCCTTGTTGGGATATATGTGAAGCTAAAAGGTTAGTTGTTAATTAACAATCGTCAAAAACTTTTGAAAAAATCAGTTAAAAGAATTAGCAAAAGTTAGATTCAAGTTCAAAAACGAGTACGATACTTAAAACTTTATTTGTTTCGTTGGTTTATTTTGTTAAACATTAGACTTGATATAACATGAAAGGTTTGATATAATCAGATTGAGCGTTAATTTGTAAAATCGTCTCCTTTGGAGGTGCTGATGATGGAGATTGTGGCAAAGATTGTTGACGGTGTTTACTATGTTGGCGTAAATGACAGAGACACGCACTTGTTTGAAAACATTTGGCCTTTGACAAAAGGTGTTTCATACAACTCATACCTTGTGGTCGATGAAAAAACCGCACTTATTGATACTGTCAAGGTTAGCAAGATGAAGGAGTATATTGAGAAGATTGCTCAAATCCTCGATGGAAAACCTCTTGATTACTTGATAATAAATCATATGGAGCCTGATCACTCGGGAGCTATATCATCGATAGTTCACGCTTTCCCGAATGTGAAGATCGTCGGGAACAAAAAGACATTTGAATTTATAAAAGCCATGTATCACTTGGAAGCGAATTTCCACGAAGTAAAAGAAGGCGATGAAATTAATCTTGGCAGTAGGACTTTGAAATTTTATATGACCCCTATGGTTCACTGGCCAGAGACAATGATGACTTACGAGTTGAAGGATAAAATCTTGTTCTCTGGTGACGCTTTCGGCGGTTTTGGCTCACTTGATGGTGGCATTTTTGATGATGAAGTGGATGTTGATTACTTTGAAAACGAAATAAGGCGGTACTATTCAAATATCGTCGGTAAATTTGGTCCGATGGTTCAAAAAGCTCTTCAAAAGCTCTCAGGGCTCGAAATCAAAATCGTGTGTTCCACCCATGGCCCTGTATGGAGAACAGATCCAAATCATATAATAAGTGCATATGATAGGTGGAGCAAATATGAATATGAAGAGGGTGTTGTTATAGCCTACGGAACTATGTATGGGAGCACCGAAAAGATGGCGGACTATATTGCGAGAGTCCTTGCAGAAGAAGGAGTTAAGAACATTAGAGTCATGAACACATCAACAACACACGAATCGTTCATCATTAATGAAATCTGGAGATTTAAGGGTGTAATACTCGGAACATGCACTTACAATAACTGGATCTTCCCACCTATGGAGAACTTGGTAATTAATTTATCTCACAAGGGACTTCCCAACAGAGTCTTCGGCGTTTTTGGAACATACGGTTGGAGTGGTGGAGGAGTGAAGGGATTAGTTGAGTACATCCAAAAGAACAAATGGGAACTGGTTGGTGAACCTGTTGAAGTTCAATTCACGCCAAAAGAGGAGGATTTCAACCGCTTAAGAAAGCTTGCGATTGAGATGGCTAAAGCTGTTAAGAAAGCTTGATATAGAAAGAAAGACCTCCGGCTTGCTGCTGGAGGT
The DNA window shown above is from Fervidobacterium changbaicum and carries:
- a CDS encoding SAM-dependent methyltransferase, producing MEANRYRDYISSETMMGPNCVVILEELLNKYPLKVGTDDLVLDLGCGKGLSSLVIAKETGAKVYAVDLWITEQENWKRFSEWSIDDKVTPICEDANNLRFEERIFSAMISIDSYHYFGGEVGFFQEKILPLLKDGG
- a CDS encoding FprA family A-type flavoprotein translates to MEIVAKIVDGVYYVGVNDRDTHLFENIWPLTKGVSYNSYLVVDEKTALIDTVKVSKMKEYIEKIAQILDGKPLDYLIINHMEPDHSGAISSIVHAFPNVKIVGNKKTFEFIKAMYHLEANFHEVKEGDEINLGSRTLKFYMTPMVHWPETMMTYELKDKILFSGDAFGGFGSLDGGIFDDEVDVDYFENEIRRYYSNIVGKFGPMVQKALQKLSGLEIKIVCSTHGPVWRTDPNHIISAYDRWSKYEYEEGVVIAYGTMYGSTEKMADYIARVLAEEGVKNIRVMNTSTTHESFIINEIWRFKGVILGTCTYNNWIFPPMENLVINLSHKGLPNRVFGVFGTYGWSGGGVKGLVEYIQKNKWELVGEPVEVQFTPKEEDFNRLRKLAIEMAKAVKKA